A stretch of Tripterygium wilfordii isolate XIE 37 chromosome 11, ASM1340144v1, whole genome shotgun sequence DNA encodes these proteins:
- the LOC120009262 gene encoding homeobox-leucine zipper protein ATHB-6-like isoform X1: MISIASAKDLQEEKMETTNQLYSREFQAMLDSLEDDDNSEETSQTAEKKRRLSISQVRALEKSFEADNKLEPERKAKLAQETGLQPRQVAIWFQNRRVRWKTKQLERDYGILKANYDDLKVNYSNLEQEKTVLYEQLNELKAKLQEENPDTGSCFKEESPASQLSKNHDLCDHVNGQERIYPGYSSSLELNGSSSSAPFTSDSRMILHNVYQPQLVKIEEQNFLRAEDSYNFFSVDQAPTLHWYFPEQ, from the exons ATGATCTCAATCGCTTCTGCAAAAG ACTTGCAAGAGGAGAAGATGGAGACGACCAACCAATTATACAGTAGGGAATTCCAAGCAATGTTGGACAGTCTAGAAGATGATGACAACTCAGAGGAAACTAGTCAAACCGCAGAGAAGAAACGTCGACTAAGTATCAGTCAGGTAAGGGCACTGGAGAAGAGTTTTGAGGCTGACAACAAGCTAGAGCCAGAGAGAAAGGCAAAATTGGCACAAGAAACAGGCCTGCAACCAAGACAAGTAGCAATTTGGTTTCAAAACCGCCGCGTCCGTTGGAAAACTAAGCAATTGGAGAGAGACTATGGCATCCTTAAAGCCAATTATGATGATCTCAAGGTCAATTACAGTAATCTTGAGCAAGAAAAAACAGTTCTATATGAGCAG CTAAACGAATTGAAAGCCAAGCTCCAGGAAGAGAATCCAGACACTGGTAGCTGTTTTAAAGAAGAGTCCCCTGCATCCCAGCTGAGTAAAAACCATGATCTTTGTGATCATGTGAATGGTCAAGAACGAATATATCCGGGATACTCTTCTTCCCTGGAGTTGAATGGCTCTTCTTCATCTGCTCCATTCACATCCGACTCCAGAATGATTTTGCACAATGTTTATCAACCACAGCTAGTGAAGATAGAAGAGCAGAATTTTCTGCGTGCAGAGGATTCCTACAACTTCTTTTCAGTTGATCAAGCTCCTACTCTCCACTGGTATTTTCCCGAGCAGTAA
- the LOC120009262 gene encoding homeobox-leucine zipper protein ATHB-6-like isoform X2: protein MISIASAKEEKMETTNQLYSREFQAMLDSLEDDDNSEETSQTAEKKRRLSISQVRALEKSFEADNKLEPERKAKLAQETGLQPRQVAIWFQNRRVRWKTKQLERDYGILKANYDDLKVNYSNLEQEKTVLYEQLNELKAKLQEENPDTGSCFKEESPASQLSKNHDLCDHVNGQERIYPGYSSSLELNGSSSSAPFTSDSRMILHNVYQPQLVKIEEQNFLRAEDSYNFFSVDQAPTLHWYFPEQ from the exons ATGATCTCAATCGCTTCTGCAAAAG AGGAGAAGATGGAGACGACCAACCAATTATACAGTAGGGAATTCCAAGCAATGTTGGACAGTCTAGAAGATGATGACAACTCAGAGGAAACTAGTCAAACCGCAGAGAAGAAACGTCGACTAAGTATCAGTCAGGTAAGGGCACTGGAGAAGAGTTTTGAGGCTGACAACAAGCTAGAGCCAGAGAGAAAGGCAAAATTGGCACAAGAAACAGGCCTGCAACCAAGACAAGTAGCAATTTGGTTTCAAAACCGCCGCGTCCGTTGGAAAACTAAGCAATTGGAGAGAGACTATGGCATCCTTAAAGCCAATTATGATGATCTCAAGGTCAATTACAGTAATCTTGAGCAAGAAAAAACAGTTCTATATGAGCAG CTAAACGAATTGAAAGCCAAGCTCCAGGAAGAGAATCCAGACACTGGTAGCTGTTTTAAAGAAGAGTCCCCTGCATCCCAGCTGAGTAAAAACCATGATCTTTGTGATCATGTGAATGGTCAAGAACGAATATATCCGGGATACTCTTCTTCCCTGGAGTTGAATGGCTCTTCTTCATCTGCTCCATTCACATCCGACTCCAGAATGATTTTGCACAATGTTTATCAACCACAGCTAGTGAAGATAGAAGAGCAGAATTTTCTGCGTGCAGAGGATTCCTACAACTTCTTTTCAGTTGATCAAGCTCCTACTCTCCACTGGTATTTTCCCGAGCAGTAA
- the LOC120009262 gene encoding homeobox-leucine zipper protein ATHB-6-like isoform X3, translating to METTNQLYSREFQAMLDSLEDDDNSEETSQTAEKKRRLSISQVRALEKSFEADNKLEPERKAKLAQETGLQPRQVAIWFQNRRVRWKTKQLERDYGILKANYDDLKVNYSNLEQEKTVLYEQLNELKAKLQEENPDTGSCFKEESPASQLSKNHDLCDHVNGQERIYPGYSSSLELNGSSSSAPFTSDSRMILHNVYQPQLVKIEEQNFLRAEDSYNFFSVDQAPTLHWYFPEQ from the exons ATGGAGACGACCAACCAATTATACAGTAGGGAATTCCAAGCAATGTTGGACAGTCTAGAAGATGATGACAACTCAGAGGAAACTAGTCAAACCGCAGAGAAGAAACGTCGACTAAGTATCAGTCAGGTAAGGGCACTGGAGAAGAGTTTTGAGGCTGACAACAAGCTAGAGCCAGAGAGAAAGGCAAAATTGGCACAAGAAACAGGCCTGCAACCAAGACAAGTAGCAATTTGGTTTCAAAACCGCCGCGTCCGTTGGAAAACTAAGCAATTGGAGAGAGACTATGGCATCCTTAAAGCCAATTATGATGATCTCAAGGTCAATTACAGTAATCTTGAGCAAGAAAAAACAGTTCTATATGAGCAG CTAAACGAATTGAAAGCCAAGCTCCAGGAAGAGAATCCAGACACTGGTAGCTGTTTTAAAGAAGAGTCCCCTGCATCCCAGCTGAGTAAAAACCATGATCTTTGTGATCATGTGAATGGTCAAGAACGAATATATCCGGGATACTCTTCTTCCCTGGAGTTGAATGGCTCTTCTTCATCTGCTCCATTCACATCCGACTCCAGAATGATTTTGCACAATGTTTATCAACCACAGCTAGTGAAGATAGAAGAGCAGAATTTTCTGCGTGCAGAGGATTCCTACAACTTCTTTTCAGTTGATCAAGCTCCTACTCTCCACTGGTATTTTCCCGAGCAGTAA